TGTATTCCTTGCCGGAGACGTAACGGGCGGTCATGCCGCAGGTGCGGTCCGCGAAGGTCATCATCACGCCGCCCTGGACCATGCCGCGGCGGTTGTGGTGTTTGTCTTCGGTGGCGAGCGCGAACTCATATCGGCCGTCGACCTTGCGCTCCCACAGGGGGCCGACGAGGTGCATGAAGCCCGTGGTCTCCAGGATGGTCCAACCGTCTGATTTGAGCTTT
This genomic interval from Bradyrhizobium guangzhouense contains the following:
- a CDS encoding PaaI family thioesterase, producing MTSKAAAKLKSDGWTILETTGFMHLVGPLWERKVDGRYEFALATEDKHHNRRGMVQGGVMMTFADRTCGMTARYVSGKEYMATVQLDTHFVEAGQIGDILISRPRVVRSTRSLIFMSTEVTVDDRCVVMANGVFKILKGPG